In the genome of Photobacterium sp. TY1-4, one region contains:
- the rpsA gene encoding 30S ribosomal protein S1, with protein sequence MIESFAQLFEESLKEVETRQGAIVKGTVVAIENGYVLVDAGLKSESSIPVEEFKNAAGEIEIEIGAEVDVALDAVEDGFGETKLSREKAKRHEAWIQLEKAYEDAETVVGIINGKVKGGFTVELNGIRAFLPGSLVDVRPVRDTAHLENKELEFKVIKLDQKRNNVVVSRRAVIESENSVERDELLASLQEGMEVKGIVKNLTDYGAFVDLGGVDGLLHITDMAWKRVKHPSEIVNVGDEINVKVLKFDRERTRVSLGLKQLGEDPWVAIAKRYPEGTKLSGRVTNLTDYGCFVEIEEGVEGLVHVSEMDWTNKNIHPSKVVNVGDEVEVMVLDIDEERRRISLGLKQCKANPWQSFAEMQAKGDRVTGKIKSITDFGIFIGLEGGIDGLVHLSDISWNVAGEEAVRDFKKGDEISAVVLAVDAERERISLGIKQIEEDPFNGFVAMNKKGALVTGTVTAVDAKGATVELIEGVEGYLRASEASVDRVEDATLVLSVGDSVEAKFTGVDRKNRVINLSVRAKDVAEEQEAMAALNKQDDAAFGNAMADAFKAAKGE encoded by the coding sequence ATGATTGAATCTTTTGCTCAGCTCTTTGAAGAGTCACTGAAAGAAGTAGAAACGCGCCAAGGTGCCATCGTTAAAGGTACTGTTGTAGCGATCGAAAACGGTTATGTACTGGTTGACGCGGGCCTGAAGTCTGAGTCTTCTATCCCTGTTGAAGAATTCAAAAACGCCGCTGGCGAAATTGAAATCGAAATCGGTGCAGAAGTTGACGTAGCTCTGGACGCTGTTGAAGACGGCTTCGGTGAAACTAAGCTGTCTCGTGAAAAAGCGAAGCGCCACGAAGCTTGGATCCAACTGGAAAAAGCTTACGAAGATGCTGAAACTGTTGTTGGTATCATCAACGGTAAAGTTAAAGGTGGTTTCACGGTTGAGCTGAACGGCATCCGTGCATTCCTGCCTGGTTCACTGGTTGACGTTCGTCCAGTACGTGACACTGCTCACCTGGAAAACAAAGAGCTTGAGTTCAAAGTAATCAAGCTGGACCAGAAGCGTAACAACGTTGTTGTTTCTCGCCGTGCTGTTATCGAGTCTGAGAACAGTGTTGAGCGTGATGAGCTGCTGGCTTCTCTGCAAGAAGGCATGGAAGTTAAAGGTATCGTTAAGAACCTGACCGACTACGGTGCATTCGTAGATCTGGGCGGTGTTGACGGCCTGCTGCACATCACTGACATGGCTTGGAAGCGCGTTAAGCACCCATCAGAAATCGTGAACGTTGGCGACGAGATCAACGTGAAGGTTCTGAAGTTCGACCGTGAGCGTACTCGCGTATCTCTGGGTCTGAAGCAACTGGGTGAAGATCCATGGGTTGCTATCGCTAAGCGTTACCCAGAAGGCACTAAGCTGTCTGGCCGCGTAACTAACCTGACTGACTACGGCTGCTTCGTTGAAATCGAAGAAGGCGTTGAAGGTCTGGTACACGTGTCTGAAATGGACTGGACTAACAAAAACATTCACCCATCTAAAGTTGTTAACGTGGGTGACGAAGTTGAAGTTATGGTTCTGGACATCGACGAAGAGCGTCGTCGCATCAGCCTGGGTCTGAAGCAGTGTAAAGCGAACCCATGGCAGTCATTTGCAGAAATGCAAGCCAAAGGCGACCGCGTAACTGGTAAGATCAAGTCTATCACTGACTTTGGTATCTTCATCGGTCTTGAAGGCGGCATCGACGGTCTGGTTCACCTGTCTGACATTTCTTGGAATGTTGCTGGTGAAGAAGCTGTTCGTGACTTCAAGAAAGGCGACGAAATCTCTGCAGTTGTTCTGGCTGTTGACGCAGAGCGTGAGCGTATCTCTCTGGGCATCAAGCAAATCGAAGAAGACCCGTTCAACGGCTTCGTTGCTATGAACAAGAAAGGCGCTCTGGTAACTGGTACTGTTACTGCTGTTGACGCGAAAGGCGCAACTGTTGAGCTGATCGAAGGCGTTGAAGGCTACCTGCGCGCTTCTGAAGCATCTGTTGACCGTGTTGAAGACGCAACTCTGGTTCTGTCTGTTGGCGATTCTGTTGAAGCGAAATTCACAGGCGTTGACCGTAAGAACCGCGTAATCAACCTGTCTGTTCGTGCGAAAGACGTTGCTGAAGAGCAAGAAGCAATGGCTGCCCTGAACAAGCAAGATGACGCTGCGTTCGGTAACGCAATGGCTGACGCTTTCAAAGCGGCTAAAGGCGAATAA
- a CDS encoding ATP-binding cassette domain-containing protein, whose product MSALLEVEHLKKDYHYRSGLFRRRTIEAVKPVSFSLEAGETLAFIGENGSGKSTLAKMLSGVVEPTEGIIRVNGEPLAYHDFQTRCKLIRMIFQDPNTSLNPRIQIGQILEGPLKRNTNMTPQAREQRIMETLRRVGLLPEHAYFYPQMLATGQKQRVSLARALILQPCIIVADEALNGLDMSMRSQIINLLLELQEEMGLSYIYVSQHMGVIKHFTDKVMVMQNGEVVEQGLTQEVFNNPQHSLTQKLLDSHFSAHSLDRRSRRSAKVEC is encoded by the coding sequence GTGAGTGCGCTCCTTGAAGTCGAACACCTGAAAAAAGACTATCACTACCGCTCCGGGCTGTTTCGCCGCCGGACTATTGAAGCCGTCAAGCCGGTTTCATTTTCTCTTGAAGCCGGGGAAACACTGGCCTTTATCGGGGAAAACGGCTCTGGAAAATCGACGCTGGCGAAAATGCTATCCGGCGTGGTCGAGCCGACTGAAGGCATCATTCGGGTCAATGGTGAGCCGCTGGCTTACCATGACTTCCAGACGCGATGTAAGCTGATCCGGATGATTTTTCAGGATCCCAATACCTCGCTCAACCCCCGGATCCAGATCGGGCAGATCCTCGAAGGACCACTGAAACGAAACACCAATATGACGCCGCAGGCGCGTGAGCAACGGATCATGGAAACACTGCGGCGGGTCGGGCTGTTGCCGGAGCACGCCTATTTTTATCCGCAGATGCTGGCCACCGGGCAAAAGCAACGGGTTTCCCTGGCCCGCGCCCTGATCCTGCAACCCTGCATTATTGTTGCCGATGAGGCCCTGAACGGCCTGGATATGTCAATGCGCTCGCAAATTATCAACCTGTTGCTCGAATTGCAGGAAGAGATGGGCTTGTCTTATATTTATGTGTCGCAGCACATGGGGGTCATTAAGCACTTCACCGATAAAGTCATGGTGATGCAAAACGGTGAGGTGGTCGAACAGGGATTGACCCAGGAAGTCTTTAACAACCCGCAGCATTCCCTGACCCAGAAATTGCTCGACAGCCACTTCTCAGCCCATTCCCTCGACCGACGCAGCCGTCGCTCGGCCAAGGTTGAATGCTAA
- the aroA gene encoding 3-phosphoshikimate 1-carboxyvinyltransferase, giving the protein MDSLTLQPIQQMNGVVNLPGSKSVSNRALLLAALAHGTTRLTNLLDSDDIRHMLNALTQLGVSYQLSEDKTVCEVHGLGHAFAPTQALELFLGNAGTAMRPLAAALCLGGGEFILTGEPRMKERPIGHLVDALRAAGADITYLENDNYPPLKIIGTGLKGGDVEIDGSISSQFLTAFLMAAPLAEGDTVIRIKGELVSKPYIDITLHIMAQFGVTVENHNYEVFVVKGGQSYQAPGEFLVEGDASSASYFLAAAAIKGGEIKVTGIGKKSIQGDVQFADALAAMGAEIEWGDDYVIARRGELKAVDMDFNHIPDAAMTIATTALFAEGTTVIRNVYNWRVKETDRLAAMATELRKVGAEVEEGEDYIKITPPAQLKHAAIDTYDDHRMAMCFSLVALSDTPVTINDPKCTSKTFPDYFDKLALLSR; this is encoded by the coding sequence ATGGACAGTTTAACGTTACAGCCGATACAACAGATGAATGGGGTCGTGAATCTACCGGGGTCGAAAAGTGTTTCAAATCGTGCCCTGTTATTGGCAGCGTTAGCACACGGGACCACACGACTGACCAACCTGCTCGATAGCGACGACATTCGCCATATGCTCAATGCGCTAACGCAACTGGGGGTGAGCTATCAGCTTTCAGAGGATAAGACCGTCTGTGAAGTGCATGGATTGGGTCATGCGTTTGCACCGACGCAAGCCCTGGAGCTGTTTTTGGGGAATGCCGGGACTGCGATGCGTCCGCTGGCTGCTGCCCTGTGTTTAGGGGGCGGCGAGTTTATCCTGACCGGTGAGCCGCGGATGAAAGAACGGCCGATCGGCCATCTGGTCGATGCGCTACGGGCAGCCGGCGCTGATATCACTTATCTGGAAAATGACAATTATCCACCGCTGAAAATTATCGGTACCGGCCTGAAAGGCGGGGATGTGGAAATCGACGGCTCGATCTCCAGCCAGTTCCTGACCGCTTTTTTGATGGCAGCGCCGCTGGCGGAAGGGGATACGGTGATCCGCATTAAGGGAGAGCTGGTTTCCAAGCCGTACATCGATATTACCCTGCACATTATGGCCCAATTCGGGGTGACGGTTGAAAACCATAATTATGAAGTGTTTGTGGTGAAGGGTGGCCAATCTTACCAGGCACCGGGTGAGTTTCTGGTTGAGGGGGATGCGTCGTCTGCCTCTTACTTCCTGGCTGCCGCTGCGATTAAAGGCGGTGAAATCAAAGTCACCGGCATCGGCAAGAAAAGCATCCAGGGGGACGTGCAGTTTGCCGATGCGTTGGCAGCGATGGGTGCCGAGATCGAGTGGGGCGATGATTACGTGATAGCCCGCCGCGGCGAGCTGAAAGCGGTCGATATGGATTTTAACCATATTCCGGATGCTGCCATGACCATTGCGACTACGGCGCTGTTTGCCGAAGGGACGACCGTCATTCGCAATGTCTACAACTGGCGGGTGAAAGAAACGGATCGCCTGGCAGCCATGGCGACCGAATTGCGCAAAGTCGGCGCCGAGGTTGAAGAAGGGGAAGATTACATTAAAATCACGCCGCCGGCGCAGTTGAAACATGCGGCGATTGATACCTATGATGATCATCGCATGGCCATGTGTTTCTCGTTGGTGGCGCTGAGTGATACCCCGGTGACCATCAACGATCCGAAATGCACCTCCAAAACCTTCCCGGACTATTTCGACAAACTGGCGCTATTGAGCCGTTAA
- a CDS encoding MgtC/SapB family protein has translation MEPNLDFTSPFVRLAIALLLGAIIGIQRGWEGRHEVAGSRIAGIRTYSLIGLMGGLSGRLAQVFSELFLGFALVAFAVLIIAAYLNSQHVKSNLSITGIVGMLITFLLGSLAVIGEPVVAASAAVITAIILDNKTELHEALMKLQAYELDAALKLLLISVVMLPLLPNEGFGPWQAINPYEIWWMVVLIAGISFVGYFAIKFGGAEKGILFTCLFAGLSSSTALTLQFANLSKQQPRLSGLLASGILISCGTMFPRIILVCSVVNYQLVGLLWLPMVVMMLGFYLPAYWIWRHNRLDGSEAPELNQNPLALSSAFFFGLMLLAIMLLSNLLQEWFGDTGTLLLAMISGITDVDAITLALGRQSTGSLLLSTATLGIFIASAVNSLVKMGMASVIGTPALRKYVIIPIAGAVMLGAVVVGFSPV, from the coding sequence ATGGAACCGAATCTGGACTTCACCTCCCCGTTTGTACGGCTGGCCATTGCCTTGTTATTGGGCGCAATTATCGGTATTCAGCGTGGTTGGGAGGGGCGCCATGAGGTAGCCGGCTCGCGGATTGCCGGGATCCGCACCTATTCCCTGATCGGACTGATGGGCGGCTTAAGCGGGCGGCTGGCGCAGGTGTTTTCCGAACTATTTCTCGGCTTTGCGCTGGTCGCTTTTGCGGTGCTGATTATAGCCGCCTATCTCAACAGTCAGCACGTGAAATCCAACCTGAGTATTACCGGGATTGTCGGCATGCTGATCACCTTTCTGCTCGGCAGCCTGGCGGTGATCGGTGAGCCGGTGGTCGCCGCCTCGGCGGCCGTGATCACCGCGATTATTCTGGATAACAAAACCGAGTTGCATGAAGCCCTGATGAAGCTGCAGGCGTATGAGCTGGATGCGGCCCTGAAGTTGTTGCTGATCTCTGTGGTGATGTTGCCGCTGCTGCCGAATGAAGGATTCGGTCCGTGGCAGGCGATCAACCCGTATGAGATTTGGTGGATGGTGGTGCTGATCGCCGGGATCTCATTTGTCGGGTACTTTGCCATTAAGTTTGGTGGCGCGGAGAAAGGGATCCTGTTTACCTGCCTGTTTGCCGGTTTGAGTTCATCAACCGCGTTGACGCTCCAGTTTGCCAATCTGTCCAAGCAGCAACCCAGGCTCAGCGGATTGCTGGCGAGTGGGATCCTGATCAGCTGCGGGACCATGTTTCCCCGGATCATCCTGGTTTGCTCTGTAGTGAACTATCAGTTGGTTGGGCTGCTGTGGTTGCCCATGGTCGTGATGATGCTGGGGTTTTACCTCCCGGCTTACTGGATATGGCGTCACAACCGGTTAGATGGCAGTGAGGCGCCGGAGCTGAATCAGAATCCGCTGGCACTGTCCTCTGCTTTTTTCTTCGGCCTGATGTTGTTGGCGATTATGCTGCTGTCGAATCTGCTTCAGGAGTGGTTCGGTGATACCGGGACCTTGTTGCTGGCAATGATTTCGGGAATTACCGATGTAGATGCGATCACCCTGGCGCTGGGGCGGCAAAGTACCGGCAGCCTGTTGCTCTCGACGGCTACCTTGGGGATCTTTATTGCCTCGGCGGTCAACAGCCTGGTGAAAATGGGCATGGCCAGTGTGATTGGGACACCGGCTCTGCGAAAATACGTGATCATTCCTATTGCCGGTGCCGTGATGCTGGGCGCCGTGGTCGTCGGGTTCAGCCCGGTTTAA
- a CDS encoding LapA family protein: MKIISILVLVVCFLITLALGAQNQQLVNFDYLIAQGEFQLSTLLGIAFGGGFAIGWLICGMLYLKARFSRNRLSKKIAKQQQELAQLRAEPVKE; this comes from the coding sequence ATGAAGATAATAAGCATTCTTGTTTTGGTGGTCTGCTTTCTCATTACGCTGGCGTTGGGTGCGCAAAACCAACAGTTAGTGAATTTTGATTATCTGATTGCTCAGGGTGAGTTCCAGTTGTCGACCCTGCTCGGCATTGCGTTTGGTGGCGGTTTTGCCATTGGGTGGCTGATCTGCGGTATGCTGTATCTGAAAGCTCGTTTCTCCAGAAATCGTCTGAGCAAGAAAATCGCGAAACAGCAACAAGAGCTAGCGCAGCTGCGTGCTGAGCCTGTGAAGGAATAA
- the ihfB gene encoding integration host factor subunit beta, with translation MTKSELIERLCSQQTHLSAKQVEDAIKEILEHMATTLAEGDRIEIRGFGSFSLHYRAPRVGRNPKTGDKVELDGKYVPHFKPGKELRDRVNAAFAAN, from the coding sequence ATGACAAAGTCTGAATTGATTGAAAGGCTGTGCAGTCAACAAACACATCTTTCTGCGAAACAAGTAGAAGATGCGATCAAGGAAATCCTTGAGCATATGGCGACTACCCTCGCTGAGGGCGACCGTATTGAAATCCGTGGCTTTGGTAGCTTCTCCTTACATTACCGTGCTCCACGCGTTGGGCGTAATCCCAAGACCGGGGATAAAGTTGAGTTGGACGGCAAGTACGTGCCTCACTTTAAACCGGGCAAGGAACTACGTGATCGCGTGAACGCTGCTTTCGCAGCGAATTAA
- the pyrF gene encoding orotidine-5'-phosphate decarboxylase — translation MLDPKVIVALDYPSQDEALAFVDRIEPGTCRLKVGKEMFTYFGPDFVRKLHDRGHSVFLDLKFHDIPNTCSRAVAAAAELGVWMVNVHASGGERMMAASREILEPFGKDRPLLIAVTVLTSMEASDLRGIGITAEPQEHVLNLARLTQNSGLDGVVCSAQEATLLKTELGREFKLVTPGIRPAGSAAGDQRRVMTPVEAVQAGSDYLVIGRPITQADDPATVLAAINQSLASS, via the coding sequence ATGTTGGATCCAAAAGTCATTGTCGCGCTCGATTATCCAAGTCAGGACGAGGCACTTGCCTTTGTAGACCGGATTGAGCCAGGCACTTGTCGACTCAAAGTCGGCAAAGAGATGTTTACTTATTTTGGCCCTGATTTTGTGCGTAAACTGCATGATCGGGGCCATTCAGTATTTCTGGACCTGAAATTCCATGATATCCCGAATACCTGCTCACGCGCGGTTGCTGCTGCAGCGGAACTTGGGGTGTGGATGGTCAATGTTCACGCCAGTGGCGGTGAGCGAATGATGGCAGCGTCCCGTGAAATCCTGGAACCGTTTGGCAAGGATCGCCCGTTGTTGATTGCAGTGACGGTACTGACCAGCATGGAAGCCTCGGACCTACGTGGCATTGGGATCACTGCTGAGCCGCAGGAACATGTCCTGAACCTGGCACGCCTGACCCAAAACAGCGGCCTGGACGGCGTCGTGTGTTCAGCGCAGGAAGCGACACTGCTCAAAACCGAGTTAGGCCGCGAATTTAAACTGGTGACACCGGGGATCCGTCCGGCAGGCAGTGCCGCGGGCGATCAGCGCCGGGTGATGACACCGGTTGAGGCAGTGCAGGCGGGATCCGATTATCTGGTGATTGGCCGCCCAATTACCCAAGCCGATGATCCGGCAACGGTTCTGGCCGCAATTAATCAGAGCCTCGCTTCATCTTAG
- a CDS encoding DUF2846 domain-containing protein, which produces MYKRLLAAAGLALVMTGCASVEMADSAQDAQLKTFQTKPDVAGVYIYRNEGLGAAVTMDVAVNGQPLGQTAAHTYLYAELPEGKHTIESEAENTSELEVDVQKGRLYYIWQEVKMGIMYARNKLQLVDETTGQQGVKESKLAVSTQ; this is translated from the coding sequence ATGTATAAAAGACTACTTGCCGCGGCCGGGCTTGCACTGGTGATGACCGGATGTGCCAGCGTCGAGATGGCGGATTCGGCACAAGATGCCCAGCTTAAGACGTTTCAAACCAAGCCCGATGTCGCTGGTGTCTATATTTATCGCAATGAAGGTCTGGGCGCTGCTGTCACCATGGATGTGGCCGTGAATGGTCAGCCGTTGGGGCAGACGGCAGCGCACACGTATTTGTATGCGGAGCTGCCGGAAGGGAAGCATACGATTGAGTCAGAAGCGGAGAATACTTCTGAACTGGAAGTGGATGTGCAAAAGGGCCGCCTGTATTACATCTGGCAGGAAGTGAAAATGGGGATCATGTATGCCCGGAACAAGCTCCAGTTGGTGGATGAAACTACCGGCCAGCAGGGTGTTAAAGAATCCAAGCTGGCCGTGAGTACCCAGTAA
- the lapB gene encoding lipopolysaccharide assembly protein LapB, whose product MLELLFLLLPIAAAYGWYMGNRSASNKQQEQSHHMSRQYVTGLNLLLSDQSDKAVDVFIELLQVDSETIDTHLALGNLFRSRGEVDRAIRIHQNLIARPNLTIDQRNLALQQLAKDYMAAGFFDRAEKIFEQLLDEPEHRKGALQQLLTIYQQTREWDKAIDMAGQLVKMGKSKLKHDIAHYWCETAMLELSALNMDKAKQYLKKALSADKACVRASLMMAKILISEEDYKAALKQLERVAEQDTDYVSETLPMLLQCYEATGNESGWYKYLQHCVELNAGATAELMLADEIAKQEGSVPAQTFMTRQLTKNPTMKGFYQLMDYHLAEAEEGRAKESLSTLRALVGEQLKVKPHYRCRNCGFATHSLYWQCPSCKGWGGVKPIRGLDGE is encoded by the coding sequence ATGCTAGAGCTGTTGTTCCTGTTATTGCCAATTGCCGCCGCTTACGGTTGGTACATGGGTAACAGGAGCGCTAGTAATAAACAACAGGAGCAGTCTCACCACATGTCACGCCAGTACGTGACTGGTTTGAACCTGCTGTTATCTGATCAGTCAGATAAAGCGGTAGACGTGTTTATTGAACTGCTCCAAGTTGATAGTGAAACGATCGATACTCACCTTGCTTTGGGGAACCTGTTCCGCAGCCGGGGTGAGGTAGATCGTGCCATTCGGATCCACCAAAATTTGATTGCGCGTCCGAATTTAACGATTGATCAACGCAATCTGGCCCTGCAGCAGTTAGCCAAGGATTATATGGCTGCCGGATTCTTTGATCGCGCCGAGAAAATATTTGAACAGTTGCTCGATGAGCCGGAGCACCGCAAAGGGGCATTGCAGCAGCTGTTGACCATCTATCAGCAAACCCGCGAGTGGGACAAGGCGATAGACATGGCTGGCCAGTTGGTCAAGATGGGCAAATCCAAGCTCAAGCACGACATTGCCCATTACTGGTGTGAGACGGCGATGCTGGAGCTGAGCGCCTTGAACATGGATAAGGCCAAGCAGTATTTGAAAAAGGCGTTGTCAGCAGACAAAGCATGTGTGCGGGCCTCTTTAATGATGGCCAAGATCCTGATCAGTGAAGAAGACTATAAAGCCGCCCTGAAGCAGCTGGAGCGGGTCGCTGAGCAGGATACTGATTACGTCAGCGAAACTCTGCCGATGCTGTTGCAATGCTACGAGGCGACCGGGAACGAATCAGGATGGTATAAATACCTCCAGCACTGTGTGGAGCTCAATGCCGGTGCCACAGCCGAGCTGATGCTGGCAGACGAAATTGCCAAGCAAGAAGGGTCAGTTCCTGCCCAAACCTTTATGACTCGCCAGCTGACTAAAAACCCGACCATGAAAGGCTTTTATCAGTTGATGGATTATCACCTGGCTGAAGCCGAAGAGGGCCGGGCCAAGGAAAGCCTGAGCACCTTGCGCGCCCTGGTCGGCGAGCAGTTGAAAGTCAAACCCCATTACCGTTGCCGTAATTGTGGCTTTGCCACCCACTCGCTGTACTGGCAATGCCCGTCCTGTAAAGGCTGGGGCGGTGTGAAACCGATCCGTGGCCTGGATGGCGAATAA
- the serC gene encoding 3-phosphoserine/phosphohydroxythreonine transaminase → MEKVYNFCAGPAMIPAEVLKKAQAELIDWNGLGTSVMEISHRSKEFVAVAKQSEQDLRDLLSIPDNYHVLFCHGGARAQFAAVPLNLLGEAECADYVDGGYWAHSAAEEAEKYCSPNIIDITCEKDGKRAVLPAAQWPLSKDAAFVHFCPNETIDGIEIRDLPVTDKPIVADLSSTILSREIDVSQYGVIYAGAQKNIGPAGLTIVIVRDDLLGQAKSVLPSVLDYTVQVEKESMFNTPPTFAWYLAGEVFKWLKSIGGVAEMQRRNEAKAKVLYDFIDQSDFYRNDVHSGNRSLMNVPFQLKNPALDVTFLELAEAAGLKALKGHRAVGGMRASIYNAMPLEGVQALVDFMAQFEQQHG, encoded by the coding sequence ATGGAAAAGGTTTACAATTTTTGTGCTGGTCCGGCAATGATCCCGGCAGAGGTCCTCAAGAAAGCCCAAGCCGAGCTGATTGACTGGAACGGCCTGGGTACATCGGTGATGGAAATCAGCCACCGCAGTAAAGAGTTCGTTGCAGTGGCCAAGCAGTCCGAGCAAGACCTGCGCGACCTGCTGTCGATCCCGGATAATTACCATGTCCTGTTCTGTCATGGTGGGGCGCGTGCCCAGTTTGCAGCCGTGCCGCTGAACTTGCTGGGTGAGGCTGAGTGTGCTGACTATGTCGATGGCGGCTACTGGGCGCACAGTGCGGCGGAAGAGGCGGAAAAATACTGTTCGCCGAATATCATCGATATTACCTGTGAAAAAGACGGTAAACGTGCGGTGTTGCCGGCCGCGCAATGGCCGCTGTCCAAGGATGCGGCATTTGTTCACTTCTGTCCGAATGAAACCATTGACGGGATTGAAATCCGTGATCTGCCCGTGACCGACAAACCGATTGTGGCGGACTTGTCCTCAACTATTCTGTCCCGTGAGATTGATGTTTCTCAATATGGGGTTATCTACGCCGGTGCGCAGAAGAATATTGGCCCTGCCGGCCTGACGATTGTGATTGTCCGGGATGATCTGCTGGGTCAAGCCAAATCTGTCCTGCCAAGCGTGCTGGATTACACGGTGCAAGTTGAGAAAGAGTCGATGTTTAACACCCCGCCGACATTCGCCTGGTACCTGGCCGGTGAAGTGTTCAAGTGGCTGAAATCCATTGGCGGCGTAGCGGAAATGCAGCGGCGCAATGAAGCCAAAGCAAAGGTGCTCTACGACTTTATCGATCAGTCCGACTTTTACCGCAATGACGTGCATTCAGGCAACCGCTCTTTGATGAATGTCCCGTTCCAATTGAAGAACCCGGCGCTGGATGTCACGTTCCTCGAGCTGGCGGAAGCGGCAGGCCTGAAAGCTCTGAAAGGTCACCGAGCTGTGGGCGGGATGCGCGCCTCGATTTACAACGCCATGCCGCTGGAAGGGGTTCAGGCGCTGGTTGACTTCATGGCGCAGTTTGAACAACAGCATGGCTAA
- the cmk gene encoding (d)CMP kinase: MSTHAPVITVDGPSGAGKGTLCMLLAEKLGWKLLDSGAIYRVLALAAIHHGVDLESEDALVPLAAHLDVEFKAEGELVKVILEGEDVSGELRKEETGNAASKVAALPRVREALLRRQRAFSEAPGLVADGRDMGTVVFPGAEVKVFLDASAHERAIRRMNQLQQKGLDVKFDSLLNEIQERDDRDRNRAVAPLRPAADALVLDSTEMSIEQVTAEVLAYIETKLSVE; the protein is encoded by the coding sequence ATGTCTACACATGCTCCAGTGATCACTGTTGATGGGCCAAGCGGTGCCGGTAAAGGCACGCTCTGTATGCTGTTGGCAGAAAAACTGGGCTGGAAGCTGCTGGACTCCGGTGCGATTTATCGTGTCCTCGCCCTGGCAGCCATTCATCATGGTGTTGATCTTGAATCAGAAGATGCTCTGGTTCCGTTGGCCGCGCACCTGGATGTGGAATTTAAAGCCGAAGGTGAGTTGGTGAAAGTGATCCTCGAAGGCGAAGATGTCTCGGGAGAGCTGCGTAAAGAAGAAACGGGGAATGCGGCGTCGAAAGTGGCTGCGTTACCCCGGGTTCGTGAGGCACTGCTGCGTCGTCAGCGGGCGTTTAGCGAAGCGCCTGGCCTGGTGGCTGACGGACGGGACATGGGGACCGTGGTCTTCCCGGGTGCCGAAGTGAAGGTTTTTCTCGATGCCAGCGCGCACGAGCGGGCAATTCGCCGCATGAACCAGTTGCAACAGAAAGGCTTAGATGTTAAATTTGATAGTCTTTTGAACGAAATTCAGGAACGTGACGATCGCGACCGTAATCGAGCGGTAGCCCCGTTGCGTCCCGCGGCTGATGCTTTGGTGCTAGACTCTACTGAGATGTCAATAGAGCAAGTTACTGCCGAAGTATTGGCTTATATTGAAACGAAATTATCAGTTGAGTAA